The window ACTATGCGACAAGATGTTATGACTTATCCACATCGTTTTTTTGTGGGAATGCCTTTGATATAGGGTGTGTCACCGGCAGTTACAGTAATATTTTCTATTCTGGTAATCTTGTTTTGAGCAGTTATCACCAATGTAGCTGTTCCTGCAGTTGTAATAGGATTTATAGTTAAAGTTAAAGTTCCACTGGCAGGAACTAAATCTGAGCCATACAGAACTCCATCTTTGGAAAGAGCAACTCTGGAATAGGGTGTGGCAGTTACATTTATAGAGGTAGTACCAATTAAAATTGAAGCAGGAAAAGTAGCTGTATTGGTTGTGGGCACGCCAAAATAAGGCATTAAAGAAGGATCACCCATTATGGAATAAATTTCCCAATAATAATTGATGAGAGAACTACTTGCCTGAACTACAGCACTATTACCCATCATCACTGCTTCGCCAACTGTTGTAGCCCAATTAGTAAATGCCTCACTATGAGTATGAAACATAGCATCGTAAGCACCCAAAGTGGAAGCATTATAGGCAGGAGCTGAGCCATTAGCAGTGCCTTTAGAGCCAACTGCCCACCAGTAGTCCTCATCCCAATAAGTAGAATTTGTTCCGCCAATATAAGTAACTGCACCTTTGTTAGTTGCTCTAAGAAATGCCTCTCCAAAACAAACGCTTGTATCAAAAGCATTGGTTAAACAGCAGTTACCTACTACTACGGAATATTTATTAGTGTTGGCAAGACCGTTTATATCGCTTATATTAAATGCAGGATCTGCCCACGAGGTTTCACTTCCATGAGCTGTATAATTTATATAACCCCTTCCTTCCGAGGCATTTGCTATAACCTGAGCATCACTGGAAGCTGAGGCAGGATAAAGATAGGTATTGGAAGTAATATTATGAGCGGTATTAAAATATTGAGTGGTGCCATAATTTATAGCTCCATTCCCGTGCGTTGGTCCGTAAGTTGCATCAGCACCGGCAATTAAAACAGTTTTACCTAAATAGGTTAAGTCCGGCATATTGGTCTTTTCAAAGGTTATGGTTTTATTAATTACATTAGTTAGTTCTGTAGCATTGGCAACGGAAAAACGACCATAATAGAGCTCCGGCAGATAATCAGTTCCGTTTAAACGCACATAATTCAGGTCTGTAATATGACTACTATCTGTGCTGCCAGTATTGGCAATAATATTATCTCCGCTGGTTGAAGTATCACCCACAATTAATAAATAGGTAGGTGCAGGATCGCTTGCTGTAGCATTATTCCACAATGTCTGCATATAATTTTTAATAGCAGTTGTAGTATTAGCTACGGTTCCACCTGTTCCCACGGTAGTAACAATCACTTTATAGCCCTGTATAGTTTTCCAGTTAACAAAGGTCTGCATTTCATCAGTGTAATTGGGAGGGCAAAGAATCACCATTTTTGTGGGATAGCGATTTACATTCAGGCGTTCATTTTTATACCAGTTCAGCAAAATCTTGCTGTATAAAGAATCAAATTCATAAGCAGCAGTGCGGGCTAATAAATCCTGAGTAGCAGAAAAATCGGCATTTACGAATTTAACCTGCACATTCAATTCCGTGTTTATTTTCAGTTCTCCGCTTACAGGATTGTAACGCATTGGGGCATAATCAATGCGGAATAATCTAACCCCGCGCAGAAAACCAATTTCTTCCACGGAGAAAAGTTCTCCGCTATAAAATTCGTTTTTACTGTAAATATCCGTTTGAAATTCAAAGGGAATTAAAGCCGGGTCTTGCGATTTGGAAACAGAGGGCTGAGCAGGATAAATACGATTGGTAATATTTGTTTCAGCACTCTGCAAAGTTATTTCATTGTTGCGACCAAAGGAAAATTCTACTTTTGCCCCTATAGGAACAGCAATTAAAGAACTGTAAACCGGTAACTGAGGTTCACCAATCCTTTGAGAATATCCAAAACCTTCCATCCTAATGCAGGTAAATTTGCCGGAAGGAGTAGCAACCTCTTCCAGATAATATTCCTGATT is drawn from Candidatus Cloacimonas sp. and contains these coding sequences:
- a CDS encoding C25 family cysteine peptidase, with the translated sequence MSEKFAFKLIILMVLLAATPFCFANANQKVIFSDSGNKALLLNNSETGFEMQFRNQEYYLEEVATPSGKFTCIRMEGFGYSQRIGEPQLPVYSSLIAVPIGAKVEFSFGRNNEITLQSAETNITNRIYPAQPSVSKSQDPALIPFEFQTDIYSKNEFYSGELFSVEEIGFLRGVRLFRIDYAPMRYNPVSGELKINTELNVQVKFVNADFSATQDLLARTAAYEFDSLYSKILLNWYKNERLNVNRYPTKMVILCPPNYTDEMQTFVNWKTIQGYKVIVTTVGTGGTVANTTTAIKNYMQTLWNNATASDPAPTYLLIVGDTSTSGDNIIANTGSTDSSHITDLNYVRLNGTDYLPELYYGRFSVANATELTNVINKTITFEKTNMPDLTYLGKTVLIAGADATYGPTHGNGAINYGTTQYFNTAHNITSNTYLYPASASSDAQVIANASEGRGYINYTAHGSETSWADPAFNISDINGLANTNKYSVVVGNCCLTNAFDTSVCFGEAFLRATNKGAVTYIGGTNSTYWDEDYWWAVGSKGTANGSAPAYNASTLGAYDAMFHTHSEAFTNWATTVGEAVMMGNSAVVQASSSLINYYWEIYSIMGDPSLMPYFGVPTTNTATFPASILIGTTSINVTATPYSRVALSKDGVLYGSDLVPASGTLTLTINPITTAGTATLVITAQNKITRIENITVTAGDTPYIKGIPTKKRCG